The following proteins come from a genomic window of Dreissena polymorpha isolate Duluth1 chromosome 1, UMN_Dpol_1.0, whole genome shotgun sequence:
- the LOC127859663 gene encoding uncharacterized protein LOC127859663 isoform X1 — MATKEDTPVLQKGSDALFDYCCCVCDDNASLTEAHFYCESCCKWYCDQCVSLHGQMYKKHTTLGKMEQVKWPVARGVAELLTKCEEHKGKTIEMFCADHSHLCCTTCVLLDHRKCNKVTQITSGEHKKEHDDLQKLTTDINSLTQRLRKLIEQKEDNVRSLQCEYDNIIEEITLVREKFNAALDLLVQRTINEGREVVARLQKSLQADVFLGKAALKRIQSLQDASDKIAPHDSELSTVAFMKIENELLTSDSILREIDSKSDFTLSFTLDKNIENCLATMTTLGTINTSNRSTVIATIRNSRYNIKLSGEETCEIRCICEMPNGNVIIADAKNNKIKILDKHFHVVSYCDIPAHPFYVCQITDAEVAVAVYNWVSVQEIHILALKNDTMVEKEIFKLTHPCTGIRHYNGHLYVTSKQALYRYTMTGMLLDKMYEDTSGSHTVYRFALNANVDRIYVLDLTNHKVLTLNMSGQFLASFTDPELKQPIDVHVTESGQVLVCGHTSQNIIQLNSEGT; from the exons ATGGCGACAAAAGAAGACACACCTGTGTTACAGAAAGGTTCAGACGCGTTATTCGACTATTGTTGTTGTGTGTGCGATGACAATGCTTCTTTAACAGAGGCACACTTCTATTGTGAGAGTTGTTGTAAGTGGTACTGTGACCAGTGTGTGTCTCTTCATGGTCAGATGTACAAGAAACACACAACGCTTGGGAAGATGGAGCAAGTAAAATGGCCGGTCGCCAGGGGCGTAGCAGAGCTCTTGACAAAATGTGAGGAACACAAAGGGAAAACGATTGAAATGTTCTGTGCGGACCATAGTCATTTGTGCTGTACGACGTGTGTACTGCTCGATCATAG GAAATGTAACAAGGTTACTCAAATAACCAGTGGGGAACACAAAAAGGAACATGACGATCTACAAAAGCTGACAACCGACATCAATAGCTTGACACAGCGTCTCAGAAAACTGATTGAACAGAAAGAGGACAATGTCAGGTCACTGCAGTGTGAGTACGACAACATTATAGAAGAGATCACTCTCGTGCGTGAGAAATTTAATGCCGCATTAGATTTACTGGTGCAGCGTACTATAAATGAAGGAAGAGAAGTGGTAGCTCGTCTGCAAAAATCTCTGCAAGCTGATGTATTCTTGGGTAAAGCTGCTCTGAAAAGGATTCAATCCCTACAAGATGCGTCCGATAAAATTGCGCCACACGATTCAGAATTATCTACCGTTGCATTTATGAAAATCGAAAATGAGCTGTTAACCTCTGACTCAATTTTACGCGAGATAGATTCAAAATCTGATTTCACTTTATCATTTACCCTtgacaaaaatattgaaaattgtttAGCTACAATGACAACGCTTGGCACTATTAACACTTCAAATAGAAGCACAGTTATTGCAACAATAAGAAATTCACGTTACAATATAAAGCTAAGTGGTGAAGAAACATGTGAGATACGATGCATATGTGAGATGCCTAACGGTAATGTCATTATTGCCGACGCTAAAAACAACAAGATAAAGATACTTGATAAACACTTCCATGTGGTCAGTTACTGTGATATACCAGCACATCCTTTCTACGTGTGTCAGATAACAGACGCTGAAGTGGCTGTTGCAGTTTATAATTGGGTAAGCGTACAAGAGATTCACATACTTGCACTGAAAAATGATACTATGGTTGAGAAAGAAATATTTAAGCTGACGCATCCATGCACCGGAATTAGACACTATAATGGTCATTTGTACGTTACATCCAAACAAGCGTTATACCGGTACACAATGACGGGCATGCTGCTGGACAAGATGTATGAAGACACATCGGGTTCTCACACAG TCTACAGGTTTGCACTGAACGCGAATGTTGATCGGATTTATGTCCTCGACCTTACAAATCACAAGGTCCTGACCCTGAACATGAGTGGACAGTTCTTGGCGTCCTTCACTGACCCGGAACTTAAACAGCCGATTGACGTACACGTGACAGAGTCAGGACAAGTGTTGGTGTGTGGACACACTTCACAGAACATCATTCAACTCAACAGCGAGGGGACATAG
- the LOC127859663 gene encoding uncharacterized protein LOC127859663 isoform X2: protein MFCVDHSQLCCTACVLLDHRKCNKVTQITSGEHKKEHDDLQKLTTDINSLTQRLRKLIEQKEDNVRSLQCEYDNIIEEITLVREKFNAALDLLVQRTINEGREVVARLQKSLQADVFLGKAALKRIQSLQDASDKIAPHDSELSTVAFMKIENELLTSDSILREIDSKSDFTLSFTLDKNIENCLATMTTLGTINTSNRSTVIATIRNSRYNIKLSGEETCEIRCICEMPNGNVIIADAKNNKIKILDKHFHVVSYCDIPAHPFYVCQITDAEVAVAVYNWVSVQEIHILALKNDTMVEKEIFKLTHPCTGIRHYNGHLYVTSKQALYRYTMTGMLLDKMYEDTSGSHTVYRFALNANVDRIYVLDLTNHKVLTLNMSGQFLASFTDPELKQPIDVHVTESGQVLVCGHTSQNIIQLNSEGT, encoded by the exons GAAATGTAACAAGGTTACTCAAATAACCAGTGGGGAACACAAAAAGGAACATGACGATCTACAAAAGCTGACAACCGACATCAATAGCTTGACACAGCGTCTCAGAAAACTGATTGAACAGAAAGAGGACAATGTCAGGTCACTGCAGTGTGAGTACGACAACATTATAGAAGAGATCACTCTCGTGCGTGAGAAATTTAATGCCGCATTAGATTTACTGGTGCAGCGTACTATAAATGAAGGAAGAGAAGTGGTAGCTCGTCTGCAAAAATCTCTGCAAGCTGATGTATTCTTGGGTAAAGCTGCTCTGAAAAGGATTCAATCCCTACAAGATGCGTCCGATAAAATTGCGCCACACGATTCAGAATTATCTACCGTTGCATTTATGAAAATCGAAAATGAGCTGTTAACCTCTGACTCAATTTTACGCGAGATAGATTCAAAATCTGATTTCACTTTATCATTTACCCTtgacaaaaatattgaaaattgtttAGCTACAATGACAACGCTTGGCACTATTAACACTTCAAATAGAAGCACAGTTATTGCAACAATAAGAAATTCACGTTACAATATAAAGCTAAGTGGTGAAGAAACATGTGAGATACGATGCATATGTGAGATGCCTAACGGTAATGTCATTATTGCCGACGCTAAAAACAACAAGATAAAGATACTTGATAAACACTTCCATGTGGTCAGTTACTGTGATATACCAGCACATCCTTTCTACGTGTGTCAGATAACAGACGCTGAAGTGGCTGTTGCAGTTTATAATTGGGTAAGCGTACAAGAGATTCACATACTTGCACTGAAAAATGATACTATGGTTGAGAAAGAAATATTTAAGCTGACGCATCCATGCACCGGAATTAGACACTATAATGGTCATTTGTACGTTACATCCAAACAAGCGTTATACCGGTACACAATGACGGGCATGCTGCTGGACAAGATGTATGAAGACACATCGGGTTCTCACACAG TCTACAGGTTTGCACTGAACGCGAATGTTGATCGGATTTATGTCCTCGACCTTACAAATCACAAGGTCCTGACCCTGAACATGAGTGGACAGTTCTTGGCGTCCTTCACTGACCCGGAACTTAAACAGCCGATTGACGTACACGTGACAGAGTCAGGACAAGTGTTGGTGTGTGGACACACTTCACAGAACATCATTCAACTCAACAGCGAGGGGACATAG